From a region of the Agrobacterium tumefaciens genome:
- a CDS encoding single-stranded DNA-binding protein — protein MSTHYYGEGNIGSAPDYREFPNGNDEPRRLLRLNVYFDNPVPTKDGFEDRGGFWAPVEIWHRDAEHWKDLYQKGMRVLVEGRAVRDEWEDAEENERVTFKIEARRIGILPYRVEAVTLGAKPQEIEGEAETKPKETRGQKEPKQGKA, from the coding sequence ATGAGCACGCACTACTACGGCGAGGGCAATATCGGTTCTGCGCCAGACTATCGGGAGTTTCCGAACGGGAACGACGAGCCGCGCAGGCTTCTTCGCCTGAATGTCTATTTCGACAACCCGGTTCCGACCAAGGATGGGTTCGAGGATCGCGGTGGCTTCTGGGCCCCCGTGGAAATCTGGCACCGCGATGCCGAGCACTGGAAGGACCTGTACCAGAAGGGCATGCGCGTTCTGGTCGAAGGCCGCGCCGTTCGCGACGAGTGGGAGGATGCGGAAGAAAACGAGCGCGTCACCTTCAAGATCGAGGCGCGGCGGATCGGCATCCTTCCTTATCGGGTCGAGGCCGTGACGCTCGGCGCGAAGCCACAGGAGATCGAGGGCGAAGCGGAGACGAAGCCGAAGGAGACCAGGGGGCAGAAGGAGCCAAAGCAGGGTAAGGCGTAA
- a CDS encoding DNA topoisomerase III — protein MRLYLCEKPSQGKDIARVLGARQRGNGCYNGPGIVVTWCIGHLVEAAPPEAYGEQYKRWSIEQLPIIPERWRSEVKASTATQFKTVKQLLGQATELVIATDADREGEMIAREIIDLCGYRGSIQRLWLSALNDASIRKALDALKPSSETLPMYYSALARSRADWLIGMNLSRLFTVLGRQAGYQGVLSVGRVQTPTLKLVVDRDREIARFVSVPYWAVDVQLSHAGQSFSASWVPPEGSTDDAGRCLQQSVALHAADQIRDGRKALVQSVETERVREAPPLPFDLGTLQETCSRQFGLDVQETLDIAQALYETHKATTYPRSDSGYLPESMFAEVPTVLDAIVATDPSLRPLIDQLDRNQRSRVWNDAKVTAHHGIIPTLEPCNLSAMSEKERAVYGLIRAHFIAQFMPHHEFDRTVALLSASGQSLQANGKQVVVPGWRLALADRRPVSPEGDEEQSQRSQILPALSNGTQCGVEQVELKALKTMPPKPYTQGELVKAMKGVAKLVTDPRLKQKLKETTGIGTEATRASIINGLLGRSYLLKKGRSIRASDAAFTLIDAVPSAIADPGTTAVWEQALDMIEAGQLTLDTFIEKQSIWITQLIQQYGSTRLAIQVPEGPACPVCGAATRQRTGKTGVFWSCSRYPDCKGTVAIESSGGKRPPARKRRAPRKRS, from the coding sequence ATGCGACTGTATCTGTGCGAGAAGCCTTCGCAAGGCAAGGACATCGCCCGAGTGCTGGGTGCCAGGCAGCGTGGTAACGGCTGCTACAACGGACCCGGTATCGTCGTAACCTGGTGCATCGGGCATCTGGTCGAAGCGGCACCACCGGAAGCATACGGGGAACAGTACAAACGCTGGTCCATCGAACAGCTTCCCATTATTCCAGAGCGCTGGCGCAGCGAGGTCAAGGCCTCGACTGCCACGCAGTTCAAGACGGTCAAGCAACTGCTCGGACAGGCCACCGAACTGGTGATTGCCACCGACGCCGACCGCGAAGGCGAAATGATCGCCCGCGAGATTATCGACCTGTGCGGCTACCGCGGCTCCATTCAGCGGCTGTGGTTGTCCGCGCTTAACGATGCGTCCATTCGTAAGGCGCTGGATGCTCTGAAACCGTCGAGCGAGACATTGCCGATGTACTACTCGGCACTCGCCCGTTCGCGTGCGGACTGGCTGATCGGTATGAATCTCAGCCGCCTGTTTACAGTGCTTGGTCGTCAGGCCGGCTACCAGGGCGTGCTGTCGGTTGGCCGCGTGCAGACACCGACGCTGAAGCTGGTCGTTGACCGCGATCGGGAGATCGCGCGTTTCGTTTCAGTGCCGTACTGGGCTGTCGACGTGCAGCTGTCCCATGCGGGCCAATCGTTTTCCGCCAGTTGGGTGCCGCCCGAAGGCTCCACGGACGATGCCGGCAGATGTCTGCAACAGTCCGTGGCGTTGCATGCGGCAGATCAAATACGTGATGGCCGCAAGGCGCTGGTGCAATCGGTGGAAACCGAGCGCGTTCGCGAAGCTCCGCCATTACCGTTCGATCTCGGCACGCTACAGGAAACCTGTTCCAGACAGTTCGGCCTCGACGTTCAGGAAACGCTGGACATTGCCCAGGCCCTGTATGAGACGCACAAGGCGACGACCTATCCGCGCAGCGATTCCGGCTATCTGCCGGAAAGCATGTTTGCCGAAGTGCCGACAGTGCTCGATGCCATTGTGGCCACCGATCCCAGCCTGCGCCCGTTGATCGACCAGCTCGACCGCAATCAGCGTTCACGCGTCTGGAACGACGCGAAAGTGACGGCGCACCACGGCATCATTCCGACGCTGGAACCCTGCAATCTTTCGGCCATGTCGGAGAAGGAACGAGCCGTCTATGGACTGATCCGCGCGCACTTCATCGCGCAGTTCATGCCCCACCACGAGTTCGACCGGACCGTCGCGCTGTTATCCGCGAGCGGCCAGTCGCTGCAGGCGAACGGCAAACAGGTGGTCGTTCCAGGCTGGCGGCTGGCGCTTGCCGATCGGCGTCCGGTCAGCCCCGAGGGCGACGAGGAGCAATCTCAGCGCAGCCAGATCCTGCCCGCGCTGAGCAATGGCACCCAATGCGGCGTCGAGCAGGTGGAATTGAAGGCGCTGAAAACGATGCCGCCCAAGCCCTATACCCAGGGCGAGCTGGTCAAGGCCATGAAAGGTGTCGCCAAACTGGTGACGGACCCGAGGCTGAAACAGAAACTCAAGGAGACCACGGGGATCGGCACCGAAGCCACGCGCGCCAGTATTATCAACGGTCTTCTCGGCCGGAGCTATCTGCTCAAGAAAGGCCGCTCCATCCGCGCTTCGGATGCCGCGTTCACGCTCATTGATGCTGTACCGTCCGCCATTGCCGATCCCGGCACGACCGCCGTGTGGGAGCAGGCGCTGGACATGATTGAAGCTGGCCAGTTGACCCTGGACACGTTCATCGAGAAGCAGTCCATCTGGATCACTCAGCTGATCCAGCAGTATGGCAGCACCAGACTGGCCATCCAGGTTCCGGAGGGTCCGGCCTGTCCCGTGTGCGGCGCCGCAACCCGGCAGCGCACCGGCAAGACCGGCGTCTTCTGGTCCTGTAGCCGTTATCCCGATTGCAAGGGCACCGTGGCGATCGAATCGTCCGGTGGCAAACGTCCGCCCGCCCGCAAGCGGCGCGCGCCCCGCAAGAGGTCCTGA
- a CDS encoding DUF3158 family protein, translating into MSDTIRFEALEQTDFQKLEHAAYLKGLLKPFKGNGELATWASQSTALRDDLIGLAQRRVLAQARSHPFNLLPVQLAQQNTGAGTTFLRWRNLDRSSMGVALWEELVASPATPAGLIDDLLALEQQRIVINMQISLCHTIARQGMECASKLASAQAVHQRRAGGGTGTGPSTDGPSS; encoded by the coding sequence ATGAGCGACACGATCCGCTTCGAAGCGCTGGAACAGACTGACTTCCAGAAGCTGGAACACGCAGCCTACCTAAAAGGCCTTTTGAAACCCTTTAAAGGTAATGGGGAGCTCGCGACCTGGGCCAGCCAGAGCACAGCGCTGCGGGACGACCTGATTGGCCTGGCGCAGCGCAGGGTGCTGGCGCAGGCCCGCAGCCACCCCTTCAACCTGCTCCCCGTTCAACTGGCCCAACAGAACACTGGCGCAGGAACGACCTTCCTCCGTTGGCGCAACCTCGATCGTTCCAGCATGGGTGTGGCGCTGTGGGAGGAACTGGTTGCGAGCCCCGCCACGCCGGCCGGCCTGATTGACGACCTCCTTGCACTGGAACAGCAGCGCATCGTGATCAACATGCAGATCAGCCTGTGCCACACCATTGCCCGGCAAGGTATGGAATGCGCCAGCAAGTTGGCGTCCGCGCAGGCCGTTCACCAGCGCAGGGCCGGCGGCGGGACCGGTACTGGTCCATCGACTGACGGGCCATCCTCATGA
- a CDS encoding TIGR03761 family integrating conjugative element protein, producing the protein MANETESLQLNLGSLRSAMSLTLHTHHASRIWHGRTPSEGKPGIIGLNGFVAIMNKLKRGAEQDDPYSDWWMLRIEDKLSTTKEQLQTLREQVDQALADIPQALSLGENLNVQPVKLPLFVSSQLGFMAVYLLADYDDLARRLILAHHTALIDRSTLERWLGEGAHSLRSLFSLAQQYRYSGTKRDDFAANNAAARAAVEKYGELPQDVLEGERRSRFAPPLIRRSPLASATARSATPAVAPASDTEETAPAASDEGAGDEASASSDEEDASS; encoded by the coding sequence ATGGCCAACGAAACAGAATCTCTGCAATTGAACCTTGGGTCCTTGCGCAGCGCGATGTCGCTGACGCTGCACACCCACCATGCGTCGCGCATCTGGCACGGGCGCACGCCATCCGAAGGCAAGCCCGGCATCATCGGCCTCAACGGCTTTGTCGCCATCATGAACAAGCTGAAGCGCGGAGCCGAGCAGGACGACCCCTATTCGGACTGGTGGATGCTGCGCATCGAGGACAAGCTCAGCACGACCAAGGAGCAGCTTCAAACCCTGCGCGAGCAGGTGGACCAGGCGCTGGCCGACATTCCGCAGGCGCTCAGCCTCGGTGAAAATCTCAACGTGCAGCCCGTCAAGCTGCCGCTGTTCGTCTCCTCCCAGTTGGGCTTCATGGCGGTCTACCTTCTGGCCGACTATGACGATCTTGCCCGTCGCCTGATCCTGGCGCATCACACCGCCCTGATCGATCGCAGCACGCTTGAACGCTGGTTGGGCGAAGGTGCGCACTCCCTGCGCAGCCTGTTCAGCCTGGCGCAGCAGTACCGCTACTCCGGCACGAAACGTGACGATTTCGCTGCCAACAACGCCGCAGCACGCGCAGCCGTCGAGAAATATGGTGAGTTGCCGCAGGACGTGCTCGAAGGCGAGCGCCGCTCCCGCTTCGCACCGCCGCTCATCCGGCGTTCGCCACTGGCGTCGGCGACAGCCCGATCCGCAACCCCGGCAGTCGCCCCGGCCAGCGATACCGAAGAGACTGCGCCAGCCGCTTCCGATGAGGGGGCCGGCGATGAGGCATCCGCGTCGTCGGACGAAGAGGATGCCTCATCATGA
- a CDS encoding site-specific DNA-methyltransferase, with the protein MNGPAADAAHWLDRTHAGDCRQLLKRMHEDGVRVQMCVTSPPYFGLRSYLQDGHPEKHLEIGREVTARAYIRDLVEVFRAVREVLADDGTLWIVIGDTYAATRTWQAPSTRGGPKHAAAQQGAGGMRTGDGLKPKDMMGIPWALAFALRRDGWYLRQDIVWAKPNPMPESVSDRCTRSHEYLFLLAKNRRYYFDQDAIREPSADSRGPGNIRPVSAPPGERASGSNANLRGSLHKIGARSTRNRRDVWTIASKPFRGGHFAVFPDTLVTPCILAGSRISDTVLDPFMGSGTTAVAALRLQRHFIGCELNRSFIDLQHLH; encoded by the coding sequence ATGAACGGGCCTGCCGCTGATGCAGCACACTGGCTCGACCGCACCCACGCCGGGGATTGCCGCCAGTTGTTGAAGCGAATGCACGAGGACGGCGTGCGGGTGCAGATGTGCGTGACCAGTCCACCGTACTTCGGCCTGCGCAGCTACCTGCAGGACGGCCATCCGGAAAAGCACCTGGAGATCGGGCGGGAGGTCACGGCCCGCGCGTATATCCGCGATCTGGTTGAAGTATTCCGCGCAGTTCGCGAGGTGCTGGCCGATGACGGAACTTTGTGGATCGTCATCGGCGACACCTACGCCGCGACCCGGACATGGCAGGCACCGAGTACCCGCGGCGGCCCCAAACACGCCGCTGCCCAACAGGGCGCCGGAGGCATGCGAACCGGCGACGGGCTCAAACCCAAGGACATGATGGGCATTCCCTGGGCGCTTGCTTTCGCCTTGCGGCGGGACGGTTGGTATCTGCGCCAGGACATCGTGTGGGCCAAACCCAATCCGATGCCGGAAAGCGTCTCTGACCGCTGCACCCGGTCGCATGAATACCTGTTTCTGCTCGCCAAGAATCGCCGCTACTACTTCGATCAGGACGCAATCCGCGAACCCTCAGCCGATTCACGCGGCCCCGGAAACATCCGCCCGGTCAGCGCACCGCCCGGCGAACGCGCTTCCGGCAGCAACGCAAACCTGCGCGGCAGCCTTCACAAGATCGGCGCGCGCAGCACCCGCAACAGGCGGGATGTCTGGACCATCGCCAGCAAACCATTCCGCGGGGGGCATTTCGCGGTGTTCCCCGACACGCTTGTGACGCCCTGCATTCTCGCCGGCTCCCGCATCAGCGACACCGTACTCGATCCATTCATGGGCAGCGGCACGACTGCCGTGGCAGCACTACGCCTGCAACGGCATTTCATCGGCTGCGAATTGAACCGGTCGTTCATCGACCTGCAACACCTGCACTGA